In Lagopus muta isolate bLagMut1 chromosome 20, bLagMut1 primary, whole genome shotgun sequence, the following proteins share a genomic window:
- the MRPS23 gene encoding 28S ribosomal protein S23, mitochondrial encodes MAGNRMQKTGSVFSRTRNLLRIGVIEKPLWFDVYAAFPPLREPLYRVPRPPRYGKVTDVVPPILYREDEVRTKFYKIYGSGPKPFDLSQPRYKSTCQRFVEKYNELKEEGKIEEENLFEETGKALLASGIILQRRGTDKVAQQDPQDAEARDSVLRLQLQTVLEELQEKKESQEEQTAELRETQKENPSS; translated from the exons ATGGCGGGGAACCGCATGCAGAAGACCGGGAGCGTGTTCAGCCG GACCCGCAATTTGCTGCGCATCGGCGTCATCGAGAAGCCGCTGTGGTTCGACGTGTACGCCGCCTTCCCTCCGCTCCGCGAGCCGCTGTACCGCGTGCCCCGGCCGCCGCGCTACGGCAAGGTGACGGACGTCGTGCCGCCCATCCTCTACCGGGAGGACGAAGTGCGAAC gaaattttataaaatatatggCAGCGGTCCCAAACCCTTTGATTTATCACAACCGAGGTACAAATCTACTTGCCAAAG GTTTGTTGAGAAATATAACGAAttgaaagaagaaggaaaaatcgAAGAGGAAAACCTGtttgaagaaacaggaaaagccCTTTTAGCCAGTGGGATAATTCTACAGAGACGAGGAACAGATAAA GTAGCACAGCAGGATCCTCAGGATGCGGAAGCCAGGGATTCTGTGCTACGTCTGCAACTTCAAACCGTGCTGGAAGAGttgcaggaaaagaaggaaagtcaGGAGGAGCAGACAGCAGAACTGAGAGAAACGCAGAAGGAAAATCCTTCATCCTAA